A region of Oryctolagus cuniculus chromosome 3, mOryCun1.1, whole genome shotgun sequence DNA encodes the following proteins:
- the LOC100352072 gene encoding large ribosomal subunit protein uL23-like yields the protein MAPKAKKEAPAPPKVEAKAKALKAKKAVLKGVHSHKKKKIRTSPTFRRPKTLRLRRQPKYPRKSAPRRNKLDHYAIIKFPLTTESAMKKIEDNNTLVFIVDVKANKHQIKQAVKKLYDTDVAKVNTLISPDGEKAYVRLAPDYDALDVANKIGII from the coding sequence ATGGCGCCGAAGGcaaagaaggaagctcctgcccctcctaaagtcgaagccaaagcgaaggccttgaaggccaagaaggcagtgctgaaaggcgtccacagccacaagaagaagaagatccgCACGTCCCCCACCTTCCGGCGGCCCAAGACACTACGCCTCCGACGGCAGCCCAAATACCCTCGGAAGAgcgcccccaggagaaacaagcttgaccactatgccatcatcaagttccccctgaccacggagtcggccatgaagaagatagaagacaacaacacactggtgttcattgtggatgtcaaggccaacaagcaccagatcaaacaagctgtgaagaaactctatgacactgatgtggccaaagtcaacaccctgatcagCCCTGACGGAGAGAAGGCGTATGTGCGGCTGGCCCCTGACTATGATGCTCTGGacgttgccaacaaaattgggatcatctga